The genomic segment GGCAGGGTCGTGCCCGGCGGAAGGCCCAGATCGTTGGGCGGCAACAGCCGGTTCAGCAGATTGATGGGCTCCATGCCGATGTCGTCGCGCGAGGCGGACGACGCTCCGCCCTGCGACGGGCTGCCGCCTGCGCGCCCTTCTTCGAGCGTGTCCAGCGGCACGGCCGGAGCCGCCTCCTCGATCAGCTTCCTGATCGGGTCGGACCGGGGCTCGGAAGCGGGCGCGGCCTGGGGCTGGGGGGCAGGCCGGGATTGAGGTTGAGACCGGGGGACCGTCCCGCCAGAGCCTCCGTCGGGTGCGGCGAGCGGCATCTTCTCCACCGCCTCGCTTGAATCGATCCCGGGGACGATCACGCTGCGCGGCGAGTCCTGCCGGGCCTCTTCGGCCTCGCGCCGCGCCGCGTCCTCGGCCTGGCGACGCGCTTCCTCCTCGGCCTTTCGCCGGGCAGTTTCCTCCGCCTGCCTTCGGGCCTCTTCCTCTGCCCGCTGCCGTGCCGCCTCTTTCGCCTGCCGTCGGGCCTCGTCCTCCGCCCGCTGCCGTGCCGCCTCTTCCGCCTGCCGGCGCGCCTCTTCCTCCGCCCGTTGCCGTGCCGCCTCCTCGGCCTGCCGGCGGGCCTCCTCCTCCGCCCGTTGCCGCGCCGCCTCCTCGGCCTGCCGCGCGGCCTCGTCCTCCGCCGATGGCCTTCCGGCGCCGGAGGCATCCGTCTGGGGAACGCCGTTCAGGATGCGCTCCTGCTCGCGCTGCAGCTCTTCCAGCCGATCCATGCCTTCCTGAAGCACGCGCACCACGAGATAGGAGCGCAGGCTCGTCGTGTCGTAGCTGCGCTCAAGCGCGCGCGGACGACCGCTCAGCACAAGCTCCAGGGGCGGCACGCCCGGATATTCGTCGAGCCCCAGCCGCCAGGACATGTCGGCCCTCGCCTCGCCGAGGTCGAAGAAGCTCTCCACCTCGCCGGACGCGCCGTCGCCCGTCACCTGCACGGGATCGAAACGCATCAGCCCGTTCTCGACCTGCACGTCGCCCGCCCCGCCGGCAAAGCGCATGGTGCCGTCCTGCAGGAGCCGGCGGATCAGGGCATCGAGTTCGCCAGGGGTCGCGGCATCCTTGATCGCGGCGGAGAACGACGCCGGACTGATCCCCGCAAGCATGCCCTCGCGCAGCCGGTAGCGGCCCTCGCCCGAAAGGCCTGCGACGAGCCCGGCGGGGCTGCGCCCGTGCCCCTCGAAGGCCAGCGTCAGGCCCAGCGCACCGTCGACCGCCCGTCCGCCAGAGGCCATGCGCGTGAGCGCGCCGAGCGGCAGGCCGCGCGCATCGAGCTTGCCGCTGACCGCCAGGCCGCTGCCGCCTCTGGCTTCGGCGGAAAGATCGAACCGCACCGGCTCGCCGTCGAACGCGCCCTCGACATCCTCGAGCGCGAACCGGTTCTCGCCGAACCGCGCGGACAGGGACGCATCGAGGAGAGCGAGCGGGCCGGCAATGTCGAGCCGGCGCGCCGTCACCGCGACGCCGCCATCGAGCACGCCGAGCCTCGACAGCGCAAAGGACCCGGCCGACCAGAGCGTTTCCGGGCGGGGAACCTCGCCAGCCGCCCGGCCGGGCTCCGTCAGCGCCGTCGCGAGGAGCCAGGGCAGCGACAGCCTGTCCAGATGGAGCTCGCCGCCGATCCGCGCGGGCACGGAGGCAAGATCCACGGTTCCGGAGAATTCGGCCGCCCCGCCGGCGACCGTTCCCTCCGCCCCGTCTATGGCGACCGCGAGCCCCTCCCCCGAAATGCGGCCCTTGAGCGCGAGCCTCCGGTCCACACCCGCCGGCGCCATGCCGAGAAGGCGGTAGAAACGCCCCGGCGTATCGGAGGAAAGCGTCCAGGTGCCCTCATAGCCGAGCGTGCCCTCGCGATCGCGCGCCGTCGCGTCGACGCGCGCGGCGATACCGGCAAGTTCGGCGCTCGCGCGCAGGTCTAGCGCATCGGACAGCGCGCCCGCCGCCTCCAGCCGCATCTCGCCCGGCCCGTCGGCGCCGCCCATCCCGCCGCCGGCAAGGCCGAGCATGGACAGCAGCGCACCGCCGCGCTCGCTGGAGGCCTTGAGATCGGCGACGATCTCCGCCTCGCGCCAGGCATCGACCGCACCGTCGAAGGAGCCCCGCCCGGCAAGGGCGGTCTGCCCGGCCTTGCCCTCGATCCGGACGGTGGCCGCGACCGCCTCCCCCGCCGCCTGCGGACGCGTATCGGCGCTCGCGGTGAGATCGAGGGGCCCGAGCGCGCGCGCCCATTGGGGCGCGGCGGACGGCCTTGCCGTATCCACGAGACCGGCAAGGCGCAGGAAGGGCAGCGGATCCTCCGCCGTCAGCGTGGCCGTCAGGCGGCCATCGGGCTGGCCGGCAAGCGAGCGTACCAGTCCGGCCACCTTCAGCCGGGCATCGCCGATGCGCCCGAACTCAAGCACGCGGATATCCGCATTGCCGTCGTCGAGCGCGACATCGACCGTCACGTCGTCGGCCTCCACACCGCGATAGATCAGCCGGCCGACGCCGATATCGAGCGCAAGGTCGGTCGTCTCGAGCCACTGCGCATCGATGTCCGGCATGAGCGCGGACAGCGCCGCCCAGCGCGCCTCCTCCGCATCGGGTGCGGCCTCGCCGTCGCCGACGGCTGAGGGCGGAACATAACGGTCGAGATCGAGCGTGTCGGCATCGAGCTTCACGCTCCACGACGCGCGCTCGCCCGCCGAGTAGTTCACGGAGACCTTGCCGCTCGACTCATCCAGCGAGAAAAGCCCGTCGGTCAGTCTCATGCGGCCGGGAGCGACATCGAATTGCCCCTTGAGTCCGAGCCTTGCGCGCGCGGGCCCGCGCTCGATGAGCGGCTTGAGCGCCGGAATGGCCCAGGAGGCGAAGGTCGAGCCGTTGAGCGCCTCCACCACGACATCGCCGGCAAGCTGGGGCGGTGTGAGATGGCTGAGATAGAGCCCCGTGACCGTTGTGCGCGCACGCCCCGGCGCAATGCCGGACAGCTCCTTGACGGCGAGCCGGTCGCTGTCGACCTGCGCGGAGAGGCGGAAGCTCTCTATGGTCTCCGGTCCGAGGCCGAGAAGCGCCGTCTTGAGTGAGACGGAGAGCTCCATGCCGCGAGGAATACCGGAGAGGAAGCCGTCCAGCATGGCCAGCAGGCCGTCCGGGCCCGGCACGGAGGCGGTGCCCGCGAGCAGCGTGTCGAGCGACAGCCGGCTCGCCTCCAGCCGCGCATCGAGCCCGATGGTCTTGCCGAGCCGGATCTCCGCGCGCCCCGTGATCAGATTGCCGACATTGGCGTCGTCGGGAAGGTTTATCTCCACATCGTCGAGCCGCAGCCGGTCCTCCAGCGCGGCGACATTGGCGCGCAACAAGGCGCCCGCAGCGGTTCCGGGCGCTCCCGGCTTCTCGTCGAGCCCGCCGCGTTCGACCTTCAGGACACCGGAGAGCCCCGCCGCGCCGGGCCCGCCGAGCTCCCCGTCGAATGCATAGACGAAGGACGCGGCCTCCGCCGGCACGACGCGCAGGCCGATGCCCAGCGACGCATCCGCCCGCCAGCGACCGACCGAGAGCGAGATGTCAATCGGCTCCCCGCCATAGCGCGCGCTGCCGTGCATGCGGAACGGTCCGGCCAGCGATGTGGCGGAGATGTTCGCCTCCACGGCGTCGAGCTCAGCCGATCCGCCGCGACGCTCGTCGCGCAGCGCGACAGCACCGTCCCGGATCACCAGATCGTCGACCGCGATATCGTCGGGATCGACAGGCAGGCCGCCGGCCCCGCCCGGCCTGATGGCCCACGACCACCGCCCGTCGGCGGAGCGGTTCACCATCAGCTCGGGACCGTCGAGCTCCATGCGGGTCACCCGCACCACGCCGCGCAACAGGGGCGGCAGGGCGAGCTGCATGTCCACATGGTCGACGGACAGGAAGTTTTCGGTTCCCGTATCGTCGACCACCCGCACATCGTTCAGCCGGATGCGCGGCAACGGCACGAGCCGCACGGAGATATCGCCGGCGACCTCGACCGGCCGGCCCGCGATCCGCTCGCCCACGCGCTCGAAATCGGCGCGGTACCGGTTCCAGTCGACGACGAACGGCCCGACCACCCCCGCCGTCAGGACGAGGATGAGGACAATTCCCACAAGCAGCAGCGGCGACTTCATTACCGAGGCTCCCGGCGCGCGGGCCCCTCAGCCGCGCTCAACTGCATCCATCGGCCGTGCTGTCGTGTCATGGCGACCAGAATAGGCGACAAAACCGGCTGGAACCAGACGGGCATCGGGTGCCGGCGCCGCACGGGATCACACTGCGACAATCTTGCCCGGATTCATGATGTTGCCGGGATCGAGCGCCGCCTTGATGGCGCGCATGACCTGAAGGCCCGGCCCGTGCTCGGCCTCCAGGAACGGCTTCTTGCCGACGCCCACGCCGTGCTCTCCGGTGCAGGTGCCGTCCATGGCGATGGCGCGCATGGCGAGCCGCTCGGAGAACGCCTTGGCGCGCCCCTTCTCCTCCGCGTCGGAGGGATCGCAGAACAGCAGCACATGGAAATTGCCGTCGCCCACATGGCCCACGATCGGACCGAACAGCCCGCTCTCGGCAAGGTCCCGCTTGGTCTCCACGACACATTCTGCAAGCCTGGAGATCGGCACGCAAACATCGGTGGAGAAGACCTCCTTGGCCGGCATGAGCGACTTGCCCGCCCAGAAGGCGTCGTGGCGCGCCTGCCAGAGCTTCGTGCGGTCCTCCGGCTTCGTCGTCCAGTCGAACGGGCCGCCGCCGAACTCCTGCGCGATCTCGCCGAAGGTCTCGCTCTGCTCGTGCGTGCCGGCCTCGGTGCCGTGAAACTCCAGAAACAGCGTCGGCGTCTCCTTCAGTCCGAGATCGGAATAGGCGTTGCAGGCGCGCACCTGCACCTCGTCCAGAAGCTCGATCCGCGCGACCGGAATGCCCATCTGGATGGTCATGATGACGGCATTGCACGCGCTCTCGATATCCGGGAACGGGCATACGCCGCCGGAAATCGATTCGGGGATGCCGTAGAGCCGCAGGCTCACCTCCGTGATGATGCCGAGCGTGCCTTCCGAGCCGACCAGGAGGCGCGTGAGATCGTAGCCGGCGGACGACTTCCTGGCGCGCCGCGCGGTGTGCACGATCTCGCCGTCGACCATCACCGCGGTCAGGTTCAGCACATTCTCGCGCATGGTGCCGTAACGCACCGCATTGGTGCCGGAGGCGCGCGTCGCGGCCATGCCGCCAAGGCTCGCATCTGCGCCCGGGTCGATGGGGAAGAAGAGCCCGGTGTCGCGAAGATACTCGTTGAGCTGCTTGCGCGTCACGCCGGCCTCGACGCGGCAGTCGAGATCCTGCTCGTGAACCTCCAGCACGCGGTTCATCTGGGAGAGGTCGACCGAGATGCCGCCATGGGGCGCGGAGAAATGGCCCTCCAGCGACGTCCCCGTCCCGTACGGGATCACCGGCACGCCATGGGCGGCGCAGATGCGCACGATACGCGAGACCTCTTCCGTCGACTGCACGAAGGCGACCGCGTCGGGCGGATCGCCCGGGTTCCAGGTCAGATCCTTGCCGTGCTGCTCGCACACCGCGGCGGAGCGGCTGATTCGCTCGCCCAGGAATGCTGCAATCTCGTCTACCGCACGCGCCACCTTGTCCGGCGCCACGTGGCCAGCCGCATCCATCATCCGTTTCGGACCTCGTTGCCTGCTCAAGCCCGCGCCGGCAACCTTTGCCCGCGCGGTTCCGTCTGCTATGGCTTGCGATCCTAGCAGAGGTTACGGGGATCCTGCACAACCGATTCCGGGGGACAAGGCAAGCATGACAAGCGACGCGCTCTTCCGTTCATCCGTCATGACCGTCGAGCCGCAATGGATCGACTATAACGGCCATCTCAACATGGCCTACTACAATGTGCTGTTCGACCACGGCGTCGACGAGGCCTTTGCGGGACTCGGGCTTGGACCGGACTATGTGAAGACGCACAACGCCTCCTTCTACACGATGGAGGTCCATCTGACCTATCTGCGCGAGCTGATGGAGGGCGACCCCGTCTCCATCACGCTTCAGATGCTCGACTGCGACGCCAAGCGCTGCCACTTCATCCAGTCCATGTATCATGCGACAGAGGGTTATCTGGCCGCGACGTCGGAGCAGATCTGCATGCATGTCGATATGGGCCTGAAGAAGAGCGCACCCTTCCCTGCAGAGATCCACGACAACATCAAGGCCATGCAGGAACGCCATGCCGCATTGCCCCGGCCGCCGCAGGTCGGCCATGTGATCGGCATTCCGCGCAAGGCGTGAGACCGGCAATGCCATGTCCGTCCTGACCGCCGATCTGGGGCGCCTGTTCCGCGAACGCATCGTTCCGAACCTGCGGGCCATGTGGAACGACCGCAGCCCGCTGATCTGGCTCGTCGCCCTGGTGATCGGCGTCGCCGGCGCCTATGGCATCCTCGCCTTCCGGGAAGGTATCGGCGCCGTCCAGTGGCTGTGGCTGGGCGACGGACACGAGCACCTCACCGCCTCGCTGGCGGGCGCCATCCCCTGGTGGCTGGTGATCGCCGGCCCGGTCTGTGGCGGCCTCGCCGTCGGGCTTCTCCTGCAATATGTCATGCCCACGCGGCGCGCCCACGCGGTGGCCGACGTGATCGAGGCGGAAGCGCTCGGCGGCGCGAGAATACCGCTGCGGTCGGGGTTCTGGAGCGCCGTCATCTCCGCGGTCTCGCTCGGTTCGGGCGCGAGTGCCGGCCGGGAGGGTCCCGCCGTCCATCTCGGCGCGGCCATCGCCTCGATGCTCTGCCGCAAGTTCGGCTTCGTGACGGCCACCCGGCGCGTCATTCTCGGCTGCGGGGCGGCGGCGGCCGTCTCCGCCTCGTTCAACGCGCCCATTGCCGGCGTTCTGTTCGCCCACGAGGTCGTCCTCGCCCATTACGCGCCGTCCGCCTTCATTCCGCTCGTCATCTCCAGCGTGAGCGCGGCTGTCTTCACAAGGCTTCATCTCGGGGATTTCCCGGCCTTCATCATCCCCTCCTACCAGATCACCTCCTACTGGGAGTTTCCGGCCTTCGCGCTTCTGGGCCTCACCTGCGGCCTCGTCGCCGCCTGCTTCCAGTTCTCCGTCATGACCGCGGACTGGACGGCGCGCCAGATCCGCTGCCCGCTCTGGGTCCGGCCCGTGGTCGGCGGCGTGCTTGTCGGCGCCATCGCGATCTATGTGCCGGAGGTGCTCGGCGTCGGTTACGAGGCGACCAATCTCGCCCTTCACCAGAAGCTCAGCCTCGGGCTGCTCTTCACCCTGCTGTTCGCCAAGACAGCGGCAACCGCGGTCACGCTGGCGAGCCGCTTCGGCGGCGGGGTCTTCAGCCCGTCGATCTATCTCGGCGCCATGACCGGCGGCGCCTTCGGCGTGATCGCCGCGAGCGTCTTTCCGGAGGCCGCGTCGAGCCAGGGCCTCTATGCCATTCTCGGGATGGGGGCGGTGGCCGGCGCCGTGCTCGGCGCGCCGATCTCGTCCGTCCTCGTCGTGGTCGAGCTCACCGGCGGCTTCGACATGACCATGGCCGTCCTCGTTGCCGTATCCATCTCGTGGGGCGTGATGCAGGCGGTGCACGGCCAGAGCTTCTTCCACTGGCAACTATCGACGCGCGGCGTGCTGCTGCAGGGCGGACCGCACCGCCGCGTGATGCGCACGCTCACCGTCGCGAGCTTCATGACCCCGCTGACCCCGGAAGAGGAGGCCGAGCCTCCGGCGCTCGAGCCGGACCTGCCGACACTCACGCCGGACACGACGCTTGGCACGGCACTGCGCACCTTCAATGCCCGCGGCTACAGCCGGATCGCCGTCGTCGACCCGGACGAGGAGACGCGCATCGTGGGCTGGGCCGACTATGTGGCGGCGCTCAACACCTTCAACACAGCCCTGATCGAGGCGGAACAGGAAGAGCACCGCTGACCGTCCGGCGATCTTCTTTTGTTCTTCCGGCATCGCATCCGGCTCAAGAGATGTTATATATCTCTTCGACTCCCCAATCCGAATGTAGGCGCGAATGGCACCGAGCAAATCCATCGATCTGGGCGATTTCGACGACGACGACGACGCCCCCCTGCCGGCACGCGGCGGCATTGCCGCGCGCGCCATGGGGACGGCGGAGGCGCCCTATCTGAGCACACTCAACGAGGAGCAGCGCGTCGCGGTGGAAAGCCTCGACGGGCCGGTCCTCGTGCTCGCCGGCGCCGGCACGGGCAAGACGCGCGTGCTCACCACCCGCCTCGCCCACCTGCTCGCCACCGGCCGCGCCTGGCCGGGCCAGGTGCTCGCCGTGACCTTCACCAACAAGGCCGCGCGCGAGATGAAGGAGCGCATCGGCCTGCTCATCGGCGGCGTGGTGGAGGGCATGCAGTGGCTCGGCACCTTCCACTCCATCGGGGTCAAGATCCTGCGCCGGCATGCCGAGCTCGTCGGGTTGAAGTCCGACTTCTCGATCCTCGATACCGACGACCAGATCCGGCTCCTGAAGCAGATCGTCGCGGCCCACGATCTCGACGAGAAGCGCTGGCCGGCGCGCCAGCTCGCCTCCCATATCGACGGCTGGAAGAATCGCGGCCTCCTGCCCGAAAAGGTGCCCGCCGGCGAGGCGCACGCCTTCGCCAACGGCAAGGGGGCGGAACTCTATGCGGAATACCAGGAGCGGCTGAAGATCCTGAACGCAGCCGATTTCGGCGATCTGCTTCTGGAGACGCTGCGCCTGTTCCAGGAGAACCCGGACGTCCTCGCAGACTATCAGCGCCGCTTCAAGTACATGCTGGTGGACGAGTATCAGGACACCAATGTCGTCCAGTATCTCTGGCTGAGGCTGCTCGCGGGCGGGCACGGCAATATCTGCTGCGTGGGCGACGACGACCAGTCGATCTATGGCTGGCGCGGCGCGGATGTCGACAACATCCTGCGCTTCGAGAAGGACTTTCCCGGCGCGAAGGTGATCCGGCTCGAGCGCAATTATCGCTCCACGCCGCACATACTGTCGGCGGCCTCCGGCCTGATCGCCAACAATGAGGGCCGGCTCGGCAAGACGCTGCACACCGATCTCGACAAGGGCGAGCAGGTGGTCGTGCGCGGCCACTGGGACGGCGAGGAGGAGGCCCGCGCCATCGGCGACGACATCGAGGCGCTGCAGCGCGAGGGCCATGTCCTGAACGAGATCGCCATCCTCGTGCGCGCCTCCTTCCAGATGCGCGAGTTCGAGGACCGGTTCATCACGCTCGGCCTGCCCTATCGCGTGATCGGCGGCCCGCGCTTCTACGAGCGCGCGGAGATCCGGGACGCGCTCGCCTATCTGAAGGTGACCGCCCAGCCCGACAACGATCTCGCCTTCGAGCGCATCGTCAATGTGCCCAAGCGCGGTATCGGCGATACCAGCGTGAAGCGCGTGCGCGAGCTCGCCCGCACGCGCGGCATCCCGCTCTACCGCGCCGCCCAGGAGATCGTTGAGACGGAGGAGCTGCCCGCCAAGGCGCGCAACTCGCTTAAAGGTCTGCTGGAAAGCTTCAGGCGCTGGCGCGCGCTTCTCGACGGGCTGCCGCACACCGAGCTCGCCGAGATCGTGCTCGATGAGTCCGGCTATACGGAGATGTGGCAGAACGACAAGTCGCCCGACGCGCCGGGCCGGCTCGACAACCTGAAGGAGCTCGTGCGCTCCATGGACGAGTTCGAGAACATGGCCGGCTTCCTGGAGCATGTCTCGCTGGTCATGGATTCCGACGCGCTGCAGAGCGACGACAAGGTCTCGCTCATGACGCTGCATTCCGCCAAGGGGCTGGAGTTCGACACCGTCTTCCTGCCCGGCTGGGAGGAAGGGCTCTTCCCGCATCAGCGCGCGCTCGACGAGAGCGGGCGCGCCGGGCTGGAGGAGGAGCGCCGGCTCGCCTATGTCGGCATCACGCGCGCCAAGCGGCTGTGCAAGATCTCCTTTGCCCAGAACCGGCGTATTCACGCCATGTGGCAGACGGCGCTGCCCTCGCGCTTCATCGACGAGCTGCCGGAGAGCCATGTGGCGGTCGAGGAGGCCGCCTCCCCCCATGCCGGTTTCGGCTGGGGCCGCGGCGGCTTCGGCGAAAGCCGGTTCGACCGTGCCAATCCGTTCTCCACCGGCTACGAGACGCCCGGATGGAAGCGCGCCCGGGCTGCCTATGACAGCGGGGAATCGGTGCGCCACGCCCCGCATTTCATCGAGGGCGAGCTGGTCGCGCGAGAGGATGCCGAAGCCACCCCGTTCCAGCGCGGCGAGCGCGTCTTCCACATGAAGTTCGGCTACGGCACCGTCTCCGCCGTCGACGGTAACAAGCTCACCATCGACTTCGAGAAGGCTGGCACCAAGCGCGTGCTCGCCTCCTTCGTCGAGCGGCCCTGATCTCTTGGCATCGCCGATGGGCCGCGCCCATGGCAAGACATTGCAGGCGCGGGCGGGCGCGAGCGTGCCCCGCCCGCACCCGACCATGTCACCCGCCGAACTCGCCGATCACATCGGCGAGCGCCAGATGGCCCGTACATCCCCGCCCCGGCAGATCCGTCTCGCCGCTTTCCAGCGCGGTCGCGTAGGCGACGGCCGGGTCCGCCTCCAGGCGCGCGCGAACCGCGGACAGTTTCGGCCAGTGGCTCCTGTCGGCGACCTCGTGGAAATCCAGCCAGCGCGCGACGCCAATGAGCAGGCCATCCGCCAGGGTGGGCCGGTCGGCGACCAGGAACGGGCCGTCCCCGATCATCTCCTCGATCCTGTCATGGCGTTCGAGCACGGCTGCGCGCCCCCAGTCCCGCAAGGCCGACTCCATCGCCGGATTGGGCGGGTCCATTTCCATGGCCGCCCAGATCGGGCTGAACGCGCCGGTGAACCCCGTATTGATGAACGCCATCAACCGGTGCATCCGGTCGGCCTCCCGCGAAAGCGGATCGAAGCTGATCCGCCGGTCTGAATCGCGCGCTTCGAGCCATGCCGCGATCGCCATCGTTTCGGTCAGCACATCGCCCCTGTCGGTAATGAAGGCGGGCGTCTCGACGCGCGGATTGATCCGCCTGTAGGCCGGCTCGCGCATCTCGCCCAGCATGTCGACGCGGCAGAGCCGGTAGGGTTTGCCGAGCCATTCCAGGGCCGCGACAAGGCCCATGGAGCTTCCCAGCGGGACGCCGTAGAGTAGGATGGGTTCCATGATTGGTTCTCCGTGATTTCTGGTGATCACGCTGCGCAGCGAAACTGGACATTAGCGGATCGCGGCTCCAGGTAAATTACGCACCTTTTTGTAACCATGAGCAGCCCATGAAAGATCTTGTCTCCCGCTGCCCGATCGAAGAGGTGATGCAGGTTCTCAGCGGCCGCTGGCCGACCCTGCTCCTCTATTATCTGAAGGATGGCACCAAGCGGTTCAGCGACCTGCGCCGGGACAACCCGTCGATCTCGCACAAGATGCTGGCGCTGGAGCTCCGCAAGCTGGAGGATGCGGGCATCGTCCAGCGCACCGAGTTCGACGGCTATCCGCTTCGCGTCGAGTACGACCTGACCCCGGCGGGCCACGGGCTGGTGCCGCTCATCGATGCCCTGGGAGACTGGTGGATGCGGACCGATGCCGGTTGTCCCCGTGCGGACACCGTGAACGCGGAGTCCGGGCTTTCCCGGTCGAGAACGACCGATTGACTGCAACCGGGGCGGGCCCTGCCCGCCGGGCGGCGGCTTTCCGCGGGGGACCGCATGCCGGCTCACGCGCCATATGCCGGCAGAACGTCTCGTCGAGCCAGCCATCGCATGCGGCCCGATGGCGATGGCGAGACCACAACGGCAGGCTGCAGTGCTTGTCTCGCGAGCCATTTTCGCGGATCATCCCTGCATAGAGCCAGGGAGGGCCATAATGAAAGCTGCACACATCCTTGCCGCCGGTCTGGCGGCCGCCTTTATCTCGACCGCGCCGGCCACGTCCTTTGCCGGCGAAACGCTCGACCGGGTGATGGACACCAAGACACTCACCCTGTCGTCCGACGCGTCCTATCCGCCCCAGTCCTTCTTGAACGACGACAACGAGATGGACGGCTTCGACGTCGACGTCGCCAAGGAGATCGCCAAGCGCCTCGGCGTGGAGCTGAAGATCATCACGCCCGCCTGGGAGGTGATCACGGCAGGCAACTGGAACGGGCGCTGGGACATCTCGGTCGGCTCCATGACGCCGACCAAGGCGCGCGCGGAAGTGCTCAACTTTCCCGCCGTCTATTACTACACGCCGGCCTCCTTCGCCGTTCATACCGACTCCAAGGTGACCTCGGTCGACGAGCTCAACGGCAAGGTCATCGGCGTGTGCGGGGGCTGCACCTACGAGGCCTATCTGAAGAAGGACCTCGTGATCGACGCGGAGGGCGCACCGCCCTTCGAGTATCAGGTCGAGCCCGGCGAGATCCGCTCCTACGAGACCGACACCAATGTGTTCGACGATCTCAGGCTCGGCGACGGCACCCGGCTCGACGCCGCACTGTCGGCGCTTCCGACCATCCAGGAGGCCGTCAAGAACGGCTATCCCATGAAGGTCGTGGGCGATCCGGTCTATTACGAGCCGCTCGCCGTTGCGACCGACAAGGGCGATCCGGAATTCGACGCCAAGATCGCCGAAATCGTGAAGGACATGCACAAGGACGGCACCCTCAAGGCGCTGTCGGAGAAATGGTACGGCACGGATCTGACAACGGTTAAGCAGTGACCGGTCGAGACAATGCAGGCGTGCGTCCGGACGGCGGTCCGGACGCCGCCACACCGGCGTCGCTGGTCGACAGCGTCCTGGAGCATCCGCTCGCCCAGCGGATGCTCCTTTTTCTTTTCGGCGTCGCCGTCTTCACCCTGATCGACCTTCGCGGCACCGGCATTGGCGAGCTTCTACGCCCGGCGCTCGGCGCGCCCGCCGAGAGCGGCCTGTGGGGGCGGTTCGCCATGGCCGTGGTGCTGACGACGGCCATCGCCTTCAACATCGTCGTGGTGAACCTGCTGCCCAGATGGTCGCAGGTGCCGGTGGTGTGGGCGGAGCTCCTGTTCCTGTTCCTCGCCTTCTTCTACTCGTTCGACCTGTCCTACGAGTTCATCGGCCGCAAGATCGGCTTCCTGATCACCCAGGGCGCCTTCACCACCATCTATATCTCGCTCGTTTCCATCGCGATCGCCTCGGCCATCGCCATGGCCGCGGCGCTTGCGAAGATGTCGAACAACGCCATGGCCTATGGCGTGGCGACCTTCTACATCTCCTTCTTCCGCGGCCTGCCGCTCCTGATGCAGATCTACCTGATCTATCTCGGCCTGCCACAGCTCGGCTTCGTGGTCGACCCCGTGCCCGCCGGCATCGCCGCCCTCTCGGTCTGCTACGGCGCCTATATGGCGGAGATCTTCCGTGCCGGTATCCAGGGGGTGCCGCCCGGCCAGAACGAGGCGGCGCGCGCGCTGGGCCTCAAATCCGGCGTCACCTTCCGCAAGATCGTGCTGCCCCAGGCGATGCGCCTCATCGTGCCGCCGACGGGAAACCAGTTCATCGCCATGCTGAAGGACTCCTCGCTCGTCTCCGTGGTCGGTGTGTGGGAGCTGACCTTCCTCGCGCGCACCCAGGGGCGCTCGGAGTTCAAGCATCTGGAGATGCTGATCACCGCGGCCCTCATCTACTGGGTCCTGTCCATCTGCTTCGAGATGCTGCAGGCACGGCTGGAGGCCTATTACGGGCGCGGCGAGCGACGATAGTGCAAGAACGAGAACCTTCGGCCCGCAATCCGGCACGGCGTTAATGGAATTGACGG from the Kaustia mangrovi genome contains:
- a CDS encoding chloride channel protein, which produces MSVLTADLGRLFRERIVPNLRAMWNDRSPLIWLVALVIGVAGAYGILAFREGIGAVQWLWLGDGHEHLTASLAGAIPWWLVIAGPVCGGLAVGLLLQYVMPTRRAHAVADVIEAEALGGARIPLRSGFWSAVISAVSLGSGASAGREGPAVHLGAAIASMLCRKFGFVTATRRVILGCGAAAAVSASFNAPIAGVLFAHEVVLAHYAPSAFIPLVISSVSAAVFTRLHLGDFPAFIIPSYQITSYWEFPAFALLGLTCGLVAACFQFSVMTADWTARQIRCPLWVRPVVGGVLVGAIAIYVPEVLGVGYEATNLALHQKLSLGLLFTLLFAKTAATAVTLASRFGGGVFSPSIYLGAMTGGAFGVIAASVFPEAASSQGLYAILGMGAVAGAVLGAPISSVLVVVELTGGFDMTMAVLVAVSISWGVMQAVHGQSFFHWQLSTRGVLLQGGPHRRVMRTLTVASFMTPLTPEEEAEPPALEPDLPTLTPDTTLGTALRTFNARGYSRIAVVDPDEETRIVGWADYVAALNTFNTALIEAEQEEHR
- a CDS encoding ATP-dependent helicase, producing the protein MAPSKSIDLGDFDDDDDAPLPARGGIAARAMGTAEAPYLSTLNEEQRVAVESLDGPVLVLAGAGTGKTRVLTTRLAHLLATGRAWPGQVLAVTFTNKAAREMKERIGLLIGGVVEGMQWLGTFHSIGVKILRRHAELVGLKSDFSILDTDDQIRLLKQIVAAHDLDEKRWPARQLASHIDGWKNRGLLPEKVPAGEAHAFANGKGAELYAEYQERLKILNAADFGDLLLETLRLFQENPDVLADYQRRFKYMLVDEYQDTNVVQYLWLRLLAGGHGNICCVGDDDQSIYGWRGADVDNILRFEKDFPGAKVIRLERNYRSTPHILSAASGLIANNEGRLGKTLHTDLDKGEQVVVRGHWDGEEEARAIGDDIEALQREGHVLNEIAILVRASFQMREFEDRFITLGLPYRVIGGPRFYERAEIRDALAYLKVTAQPDNDLAFERIVNVPKRGIGDTSVKRVRELARTRGIPLYRAAQEIVETEELPAKARNSLKGLLESFRRWRALLDGLPHTELAEIVLDESGYTEMWQNDKSPDAPGRLDNLKELVRSMDEFENMAGFLEHVSLVMDSDALQSDDKVSLMTLHSAKGLEFDTVFLPGWEEGLFPHQRALDESGRAGLEEERRLAYVGITRAKRLCKISFAQNRRIHAMWQTALPSRFIDELPESHVAVEEAASPHAGFGWGRGGFGESRFDRANPFSTGYETPGWKRARAAYDSGESVRHAPHFIEGELVAREDAEATPFQRGERVFHMKFGYGTVSAVDGNKLTIDFEKAGTKRVLASFVERP
- a CDS encoding glutathione S-transferase family protein, with protein sequence MEPILLYGVPLGSSMGLVAALEWLGKPYRLCRVDMLGEMREPAYRRINPRVETPAFITDRGDVLTETMAIAAWLEARDSDRRISFDPLSREADRMHRLMAFINTGFTGAFSPIWAAMEMDPPNPAMESALRDWGRAAVLERHDRIEEMIGDGPFLVADRPTLADGLLIGVARWLDFHEVADRSHWPKLSAVRARLEADPAVAYATALESGETDLPGRGCTGHLALADVIGEFGG
- a CDS encoding winged helix-turn-helix transcriptional regulator, encoding MKDLVSRCPIEEVMQVLSGRWPTLLLYYLKDGTKRFSDLRRDNPSISHKMLALELRKLEDAGIVQRTEFDGYPLRVEYDLTPAGHGLVPLIDALGDWWMRTDAGCPRADTVNAESGLSRSRTTD
- a CDS encoding transporter substrate-binding domain-containing protein, with protein sequence MKAAHILAAGLAAAFISTAPATSFAGETLDRVMDTKTLTLSSDASYPPQSFLNDDNEMDGFDVDVAKEIAKRLGVELKIITPAWEVITAGNWNGRWDISVGSMTPTKARAEVLNFPAVYYYTPASFAVHTDSKVTSVDELNGKVIGVCGGCTYEAYLKKDLVIDAEGAPPFEYQVEPGEIRSYETDTNVFDDLRLGDGTRLDAALSALPTIQEAVKNGYPMKVVGDPVYYEPLAVATDKGDPEFDAKIAEIVKDMHKDGTLKALSEKWYGTDLTTVKQ